A region of the Dehalococcoidales bacterium genome:
CGCCTCACGCACCGGTATCCCTATCGGGGTGGTATCAATGGCGCAATCAAGTTTTACGGGTGATGCTTGCCCGGTTATTCCGACCCAGTCGGCCTCCTTTTCTCCGGCTAACTGGCTCGGAGCATCTCCCCTTTTCCGCGTGAAGACAAAAACCCGTGAGTTCGGGTACTGGTGTTTGGCAATCTGAATAACCAGATGGGCTGAGGCACCGAAGCCGTAAAGTCCGAGGGTTTGACCGTCTTGCATTCCGGTCAGCTTTAAAGCCCGGTAGCCGATGGCACCGGCACACAAAAGGGGGGCAGCTTCAAGGTCGGTAAATCCGGTCGGAATCGGATAGGCAAAATCCTCCGAAACCGCTGTATATTCGGCGTAACCGCCGTCGGCGTCGCACCCTGTACCCTGGAATTGGTCGCACAGGTTTTCATATCCCCTCTGGCAGAGAGAGCACTTCCCGCAACTCGAGTAGATCCAGGCAATCCCGACCCGGTCTCCCGGTCTGAACCTGGTTGCCGCTGAACCCAGTTTTTTCACTCTACCTACGATTTCGTGGCCCGGTATTACCGGTAGCTTTGTCCGGCGCCTTCCTTCGATTTCGTCAATTTCGGTATGGCAGACCCCGCAGGTCGAGACCTTTACTAGGATCTGCTTGGGTCCAACTTGAGGGAGCGGCCAGTCCTGGATCTCCAGGGGTGCGGCGTCGATCTGTGTGACTTTTCTGAGCAGCATCGCCTTCATTTCCAGACTCTCGCTTTGATTACTGCCTGGCATTGTCGGAGTAATCGATCAAAAATGCGAACCGGTTTACTAACCACTAATCAACCTTACGAAAAAAGGGATTTAACCCAGGTGATGAAGGAATCCCAAAGGCTCTTGAATTTGTCAAACCAGCCGCCTCCTGCGGTCGAATCCAGGAAGTCGTCATCTTCAGCTGCCCACCAGAAGTCATCTTCTGTTACAGGGCTAATTGCGGATACTGTTTCTCCATCAACGGATGCAGAATTATCCGCGGATACGGTAGTGCCTGCCCCGGTTGATTCGGGGGTGTCCACGACAAGTTCACCTTCCAGGCAGTGAACCTCAATATTGTCTCCGGCGGCAACGGCAAACTCGGTATTCAGTCCGGTGACCACTGCCTTCGGACTATATGTCCACCATTCTCCATCCTGCGATTGCTTGATGTTGACAGGTACAGTGAAGTGGCCGTTCTCCTTGCTGCGGAAGCTGGCACTCCCTTGCCAGAGGCGTACCTCAACCAGTTGGGGAGAACAATAACCAAGGAAGATCTCACTGTCCGGATCTAGGAAGATAATCCCCCAGGGGGTGTCGTTTATGGTCAGGTGTAAGATTGCCTTCGAATCCGGGCCGGTACGTAAGCTTTGAAAGGAATCGAACTGCGTTGGGCTGGATGTCAGCTTAGTCTCATGGCTGCCGGACGCATCATAACTTACGAGGTATACATCCCTCCAGTATTTAAAGACTTCGACATGCGAACCTGCTAACTGTGGCCGCCAAATGTCGCTGGTGAGCCAGGTTTTTACCTGCTCCCACGTATTCAAATATTCGGTGATGGCTACATAGGGGACAGCGGGAATGTCCGGGGAGTGCTTTACGTCAGCCTCAGTCACGCTGGCTACGCCATTCAGATAGGCTGATGCTGAACTGACTACCCAGTCATCAGGAAACCCGTATATGTTGCCGTACTGTATCTCGGTATTGAGGTGGGCGCCGGTTGCCTCGCCGCTGTTGAGCGTTTTCATAAACGGACTCTCGGAATAGAGTTGTTCTGCCGGGAGCCTGTGCGTCTGGTACCACCCGGCGCCGACATTTCCGGTTACCTTCTTGGTCCAGGAAACGCCATGATTCGGCGTTCCGACCATTATCAGTTTCCTGAGATCGCCTTCGTAGCCTGTGAGGCCATGTGAGTAATAGCGGGAAATAAGTCCGCCCATGCTATGGCCGACCGCATCCACCTTGGCCAGTTTGAGGTTAGCGTTGGAGTAGTCTGACTTCTGCTTCCTGATGTCGTTCTTTAATATCACTGATAGCCCTTCGATAGACTGGCCGGTAGCACCGTAATTACCCAGGTAGGTATCGAACTTCTCTCCCTGCAGGTAACTGGACAGCTTGCCCCATGTAGCCGTAGCTCCGAGAAAGCCGTGCACCAGCATTACCGGAGGGCGGCATACCAGGATTTCGGCCTCTATCTTCCCTTCCTGATCGCTGGCATCGGTATAGGTTAAGGTTAAGGGAACCTCAGCCGCCCATACCCTGGAGCCTGATTGATGCACGCCTAATTCTTCTCGAGTAAGTTGACTCGTGGTGAGATAATCCGGCGGATAGTAGGTAATCTCGGCCATGCCGGCGGAATCCAGGATTATGTTACCGGTGGTACCTATGGCACTCCCTTCCAGTCTGCCGAGATCCGGCTGGCTGATTTTAACGTTACTAAACCCCGGCAGTGAAATAGACATACCCAGAGAGCTGACTCCATCTGCGGTAACGCCGACGAATGGCTCCCCCGTCGCGGGATTCATTTCCACCAGAAGTCCAATGTCCCCCACGATGAAGGTGGTGCTGTTGCTCACACTGGGATATGCGGAATGGGATGCCGTCGCCGAAACAGTGTAAACAGCCTGGGTAGCATCCGCGGGTATGGCGAATTCACAGCGGTAATTACCGGATGAGTCGGTGGTCGCTGAAAACTGGGTGCCGCTGACATCAACGGCCACGGCAGCACCGGCCAGCTTACCCTGTATATCTGAAACACCGCCCTGAATAACTACCGTCTCTCCCGCAGTATAGGCCTTCTTATCGGTGGTAAGACTTAAGCTTATCCCTTCAGCAAGTGGACATCCGCTGGCATCCACGGCAACTCCTGCCGGAGTACCCGGACACTGGTCTATGTCATCGGCAACTCCGTCCCCGTCCGAGTCTTGAGTCAGAACGGTTCCCCCCTCGTCGGTTAACAGGCCATACTTAATTGCATTAGCATATAAGGCCTCGGCTATCTCATCGTGGGAAATGCCGACGTCGATACTGAGTCCTGCGTAAAAGAGGAAGCGGCCTGCTTGCCAGTCTATACTGGTACCACCCAAAGAACTGATATCGCTAATAATAGCGGGATGGTTGTGAAACGTTGTTACCTCAAAGCCGGCCATGGATGAGGATGAGACTGTCGCAATGCTTTTAGCTATCGAAGCCTCTGCTGCCGCTTCGGTGGTGTATGCCTGGATTTTCATCGGCAGCGACTGCCAAACCGCCCCTTGTTCAGGTATTGGAACATCCAGGCCATAGGCAGCCACGCCTTCTATTATCTCCCATTCACCCCCTTTTGATTCATACTGTACCCTCGGGCCCCATATCTCAGGACAATAGTAGGGGGCTTCGGCACCCTCGTGAGCAGGCGTACCGTAGAAACAAAAGCTCTGGTCCCAGCCGAACTCGGCACCTGCCTCCGCCAGAACCTGTTTGATGGTTGCTTCCTGTGAGTCGCTTGGCGCTGATGTATAGGCCAGCGCTGTCTTCGCGGGTAAAATAGCGCTTAGCCCCATCATTGCGAAGAGCATCGTTATAGCGACGAGGGTAATCAAAAGTTTCCCGGTAATCCCCACTCTTGTCTTCAATAAAACCTCCTTTGTGTCTTGCTGCCATCACGAAGGTACTAGGGGCTGACAGATGGATTCCTCTGCTATTGGGTAATAGTACATGAATATTTAGGAATTCACAAGCATCTTACCGGACGCTATGGTAGGCGATTACTGTGTTTTCAATACAAGGCGGGGTAAGTTTTATAGTTTTTAGCAGTGCGGTTTTATAAAAGAGCCTGTGATTTTAGATAACAGATCGGTATTGCTGAAGGATACCCGTAGGTTTTCCTAGCCTAGGCTCGAACGGAAAAAGCGCTTTATCTTCCGGCTGATAAAGGGATATCCGAGCCATATGCTGGCATGGCCGCTGGGGAACCATGTAATAGGGGGTCTGCCGGCAGATTCCCAAAAGTCCGTGGTGGCTTCTTTCGGGATAATTTCATCCCAGCGCGCGTTTATCATAAGGAGAGGGCGGCTATGGAGATAATGCGCGTAGGTCATGGCATCCACGAGAAAGCTGCGCTCCGGTGGGATAACCTGCTCCCAACCTTTTTCTATCACCTCGTCGAGGTATTGACGGTAGCGCTGTTGCTGGGTGTTGAACTCGGCTTCGCTACGGTGGAAGCCCCATTTCCGTGTCAGTACCCGGCTTCTCATTCCTATCTTCTCCAGATTCCCGCCGCTGATAATCAGCACGCCGCTGTTGATGCGGCGGTCTATCCCCATGGTAATAGCGGAGATAAAACCCCCGAAGCTTAGCCCGACGATGCCGGTCTTTCCCTTAGCTAACTCGTCCCTGGTTCCTATCCAGTCGAGCACATGGCACACGTCAATGACCGAGGTACGGTAGTTCTCGAACCATTCGTCATCCGAGAGCGGATGAGCAATCGGTAACGTACGACTGGAATGTGTGATGAGGTAGATGATGAAAGAGGCGATTCCCTGGCTCGCCAGTTCACGGGCAAGGAACTTCATCGGGACAACGCTCCGGTCACCCAGCCCGTGCACCAGAATGACCAGGGGTAGATTATGGCCATAGGGTCTCAGGTATTCACCGTGCAATGAGTTGTTACTTTCATCGGGAGTGTTACATGCAGGCGGGAAGCTGACTAGATATCGCTCGTATCTACCAGTTTTCTTAATTAGCCGGGTATCAGGGTCGGTGTTTGGCTCGTAGTTAAAAAGGTTGGTCATATTGGGCATCGCCACCTTCCCGAGAGCCCGAATAAACTTTGGTATCCGTCGAGTCTTATTCTATTCCTTTATCTCTATCTATATCAACATACCGGTCTTATCACAACGGTTCATTCGCGATATGGATCGTCCTATCTCTATTTTAACTTGTGAAGTAAACATATAGTCTCTTGACACAGCTCGGGCATAGGACTAAACTCAAATTTCAGGTATGCACACAGGAGATACGCTATGAGCAAAATATTTATTTCTGCAAAGTGTCCCGAGGACTGGAATCGGCTACTCGCTGAGCCGGAGAAACACTGGAGGAGAGGTTATTCGGCAAGAACACTCGCTTATTGTTGGCAGGAAGCGGACGGTTTCCCGAGTTCAGTCAAAAACACGTTTAAGGACTCTGGTATAGAATTATTTCATGATGTAAAGCTAATTGTTGCCTTTCCCGAATACTGGGCTGCCTTGAAGCCATACATGTCTCAGCCATCTCAAAGTGAGATCTTTGCCCTAGCCAGGACCGGGAACGGACGATTAATCTCAGTCGCGGTGGAAGGCAAGGTGGATGAACCCTGTGATAGGGCGGTTGCTGATTGGCAGTTGACCGATATGGGCAATAAGCAGACCAGACTGAAGTTCTTATCTGATGAGTTAGAACGCACTAAGGCTGATATAGAACACATCAGGTACCAGCTTTTACGCATGACCGCATCGGCGCTGTTAGAAGCACAAAGATTTAACGCTACCAACGCCTTGATGCTGATCCATTCCTTCAGCAGATTTGAAGGGAGCGAAAATAAAAGCCTTCAGGATTACTGTGCTTTTGTGAGTTCCTTCGGGAAGCGGGGGAGAATGAATTCCGTGGTTTTTGTGAAGAACGTGAATGGTATAGATCTATACCTGGCGTGGGTAAATGGGGAGAGGAAATACCTGGAGAGTTAAAGGCTAGAACTGCATGATTTACCGGTGCTGATGCATTTTATCATGGCTATAGTCACTAAGAATAGCGAACCAGTATTGCCGGGTAGACGTAAAAAGGCTCCAAGTAATCTCGCTCTCTTACAGTTCTTCGACTGGATCCTCCCTTGACCTTGCGGTGGCCGGTCGTTTCCCCTCTATCGAACCGTACTAAGCTCAACCACTTGGAGCGAATGTAATAATCTCATATTAACATTAGCCTGTCAAAGCCGTTGAGCGGATGAGAAAGGCAATAATCATATTGTTTGATTCATTCAAACTATCACATAATCCCTAAAATCCCTTTATTAACCTCTGTCTTCATAGGTAACATTATTTTGATACCGTTGCTCCTGGTTGGCAGGGCGAAGTAGATAAAGTCCGTTACTTAACTCATTGGCATACACCCGGGTCCCCAGCTTGATGCCATATCTTGAAGCTAAATACAGCGGTATCGTTAAACGCCCGTCCTTATCCGCTTCCAAGTATAGGTCGCGGTCGGTTGTATTATTATTCATAGTTGATATATGCGTTTTTTTGATTATTACAATATCACATTCCCACCCAACGGACTTGGTCTTAACCATTATCTAAGCATAAAGGTAATATGAATAGAAAGTTATCCTAATCCCCCAAATGATTCTACTGAACACGGTTGACTAATGGGGATTTTGGTGTATACTGTAAGCTAGTCTAAACTAGAGAAGAAATTAAAAGGAGGCGCAAATGACAGTTACACGTGTGACGGAAATCAAGTCATCTTCTAAAACGAGTTTTGATGATGCGATCAAGCTGGGAATTGCTCGCGTCCAGAAGACTATTAGAAACGTCCGGTCTGCATGGATTGAAAACCAGGAAATTATGCTTGATAATAAGGGACAGATATCTGAGTACCGGGTACAGATGAAGGTGACCTTTATTCTCGAAGACCCAAGTGGAAAGTAACCTGTCCCTCTTAGAGTCTCTCAAAATGTGATACGGTCTTCTGTATCATAATGGCTTAGTGCCTATTCTGCCGATGGCGCATTCAATCCATCCGTCGCTCGGCTTCTCAAAATATGCGTTAGCGCCAGTCCTGTTTAGTTCCATGTCCGCCATAGAATAGCCGGCGATGAAATCCCCGCTGTTTTTCAGAAAGAGTGTTCGTAATTCGTTCTTCGTGTATGAAGTTACCGTGCTTAAGCCGCAAGAATCCCGAATTATCTTGAAGATCTCTTCGGGTATCTGCCTTCTTACCGGGGTAACATATCGGTAGGGTATCATGTATTCGATAATGAAAATGTTCTCTCTATCAGTACGAAATCGGGTGATAATGTTCTGTAAATCATTTTTATGCAGGTAGTAGCTGATACCTTCCATAATGATTATTGATTGCATATCATGACGGTATCCGTTTACCGGCATGTCCAGCACGCTTAAAATATCGGGCGAGGTAATGTCTGCTGTTACACACCGTAGTTTATCCGTTAATTCCGGGCATACCTGAAGGTATAGTCTCTTTTTGTCTTCCATTCCCGATG
Encoded here:
- a CDS encoding zinc-dependent alcohol dehydrogenase family protein — its product is MPGSNQSESLEMKAMLLRKVTQIDAAPLEIQDWPLPQVGPKQILVKVSTCGVCHTEIDEIEGRRRTKLPVIPGHEIVGRVKKLGSAATRFRPGDRVGIAWIYSSCGKCSLCQRGYENLCDQFQGTGCDADGGYAEYTAVSEDFAYPIPTGFTDLEAAPLLCAGAIGYRALKLTGMQDGQTLGLYGFGASAHLVIQIAKHQYPNSRVFVFTRKRGDAPSQLAGEKEADWVGITGQASPVKLDCAIDTTPIGIPVREALRNLSKGGRLVINAIRKETLIPELDYTEHLWQEKEVKSVANITRRDVEEFLPLAAEIPIRPEITEFDLEEANQALLALKQGKYRGAGVLKISG
- a CDS encoding alpha/beta fold hydrolase, whose translation is MKTRVGITGKLLITLVAITMLFAMMGLSAILPAKTALAYTSAPSDSQEATIKQVLAEAGAEFGWDQSFCFYGTPAHEGAEAPYYCPEIWGPRVQYESKGGEWEIIEGVAAYGLDVPIPEQGAVWQSLPMKIQAYTTEAAAEASIAKSIATVSSSSMAGFEVTTFHNHPAIISDISSLGGTSIDWQAGRFLFYAGLSIDVGISHDEIAEALYANAIKYGLLTDEGGTVLTQDSDGDGVADDIDQCPGTPAGVAVDASGCPLAEGISLSLTTDKKAYTAGETVVIQGGVSDIQGKLAGAAVAVDVSGTQFSATTDSSGNYRCEFAIPADATQAVYTVSATASHSAYPSVSNSTTFIVGDIGLLVEMNPATGEPFVGVTADGVSSLGMSISLPGFSNVKISQPDLGRLEGSAIGTTGNIILDSAGMAEITYYPPDYLTTSQLTREELGVHQSGSRVWAAEVPLTLTYTDASDQEGKIEAEILVCRPPVMLVHGFLGATATWGKLSSYLQGEKFDTYLGNYGATGQSIEGLSVILKNDIRKQKSDYSNANLKLAKVDAVGHSMGGLISRYYSHGLTGYEGDLRKLIMVGTPNHGVSWTKKVTGNVGAGWYQTHRLPAEQLYSESPFMKTLNSGEATGAHLNTEIQYGNIYGFPDDWVVSSASAYLNGVASVTEADVKHSPDIPAVPYVAITEYLNTWEQVKTWLTSDIWRPQLAGSHVEVFKYWRDVYLVSYDASGSHETKLTSSPTQFDSFQSLRTGPDSKAILHLTINDTPWGIIFLDPDSEIFLGYCSPQLVEVRLWQGSASFRSKENGHFTVPVNIKQSQDGEWWTYSPKAVVTGLNTEFAVAAGDNIEVHCLEGELVVDTPESTGAGTTVSADNSASVDGETVSAISPVTEDDFWWAAEDDDFLDSTAGGGWFDKFKSLWDSFITWVKSLFS
- a CDS encoding alpha/beta hydrolase — translated: MTNLFNYEPNTDPDTRLIKKTGRYERYLVSFPPACNTPDESNNSLHGEYLRPYGHNLPLVILVHGLGDRSVVPMKFLARELASQGIASFIIYLITHSSRTLPIAHPLSDDEWFENYRTSVIDVCHVLDWIGTRDELAKGKTGIVGLSFGGFISAITMGIDRRINSGVLIISGGNLEKIGMRSRVLTRKWGFHRSEAEFNTQQQRYRQYLDEVIEKGWEQVIPPERSFLVDAMTYAHYLHSRPLLMINARWDEIIPKEATTDFWESAGRPPITWFPSGHASIWLGYPFISRKIKRFFRSSLG
- a CDS encoding dodecin family protein; amino-acid sequence: MTVTRVTEIKSSSKTSFDDAIKLGIARVQKTIRNVRSAWIENQEIMLDNKGQISEYRVQMKVTFILEDPSGK
- a CDS encoding class I SAM-dependent methyltransferase; this translates as MMLTDKLRLEPTAALVMQWALKLYTEDAVLQYVNQLDLSSGEALLKECNSVCDWYDEVILNRKSFIKYLIEQELSAAKQEFQLIFLAAGKSPLSVEILYMNPHKIHRIFEVDSSGMEDKKRLYLQVCPELTDKLRCVTADITSPDILSVLDMPVNGYRHDMQSIIIMEGISYYLHKNDLQNIITRFRTDRENIFIIEYMIPYRYVTPVRRQIPEEIFKIIRDSCGLSTVTSYTKNELRTLFLKNSGDFIAGYSMADMELNRTGANAYFEKPSDGWIECAIGRIGTKPL